A window from Hymenobacter volaticus encodes these proteins:
- a CDS encoding TMEM175 family protein, translating into MDNGFFGSLIAQILYLTDFGNLSPIYQCFMDGNENAQHNREAFQLERLMLFTDAVFAIAITLLAIELKVPELHHPTEHAALKGLAILTPRFVGFFLSFFIIAIYWLAHHRIYRFVIRATPRLLWLNILFLLSIVLMPFTTAYQSEYVMLRTPWVLYATNILLIGFVQVRMQFYLRSSIANVVHPIERQHPDLDPVRPMLSPFIFLFSISLGFMPIAPPWLLRMTPTLLAPVFYLYQRRYRRLEREYKQQVDTQLT; encoded by the coding sequence TTCTTTAATAGCTCAAATTCTATATTTGACTGATTTCGGTAACCTTTCTCCCATATATCAATGCTTTATGGATGGCAACGAAAATGCTCAGCATAACCGGGAAGCGTTTCAATTGGAACGCCTCATGCTCTTTACTGATGCTGTTTTTGCTATTGCTATAACGCTGCTAGCTATTGAATTAAAGGTTCCAGAATTACATCACCCCACAGAGCACGCAGCTTTAAAAGGTTTAGCAATTCTAACCCCTCGGTTTGTAGGCTTCTTTTTAAGCTTTTTCATTATCGCTATCTATTGGTTGGCTCACCACCGAATTTATCGGTTTGTAATACGTGCTACCCCCCGACTGCTGTGGTTAAACATCCTTTTTTTGCTCAGCATTGTACTTATGCCTTTCACTACCGCATATCAAAGCGAATACGTTATGCTCCGTACACCGTGGGTGCTATATGCGACAAATATCCTTCTTATTGGCTTTGTGCAAGTTCGGATGCAGTTTTATCTGCGTAGCTCAATCGCCAATGTGGTACATCCTATCGAACGACAACATCCCGACCTCGATCCTGTGCGGCCGATGCTTTCGCCCTTCATATTTCTATTTAGTATATCGCTAGGATTTATGCCTATTGCGCCGCCTTGGCTATTGCGTATGACACCTACGTTGTTAGCTCCGGTCTTCTATCTATATCAGCGTAGGTACCGGCGATTAGAACGGGAATACAAGCAACAGGTAGATACGCAACTCACATAG